A single window of Chloracidobacterium sp. DNA harbors:
- a CDS encoding cytochrome b/b6 domain-containing protein: MKTGVKVGVIFAFVLFCASAYLLTNRGITAEGQPAPAPVNVPPAVTAAEPAEPKLDCAGCHGPGRSLPYLAGEKFHKEAHVAMDSSIHAKVAARGKSAANCMDCHSVNGDMATILAADDAKSTINRANIAQTCGKCHNDPALMAQKGITNRPFLAYQESVHGKALSHGNMKAAVCSDCHNSHAVLPATDPNSPVSKFNVAATCGKCHGEIAGQFAESVHGMSLARGNYQSPNCTDCHGIHGIKAQKESRQALGLTSCSQCHDGVRLSQDFGIPSERVSSFQDSYHGRALKLGSDVVADCASCHGVHNILPSSNPKSLINKANLVTTCGQCHIGAGDNFTVGKVHLETGASQDIGSQGKSWVRTIYLLLIFGVVGGMLAHNGIIWYRKASAKRKNEIRPIVRMSLNQRIQHWLLLTSFMVLVVTGFALEYPENWITWITGNSESIRRLIHRIAAVVMMVTGIYHIIYLFALKEGRLWAFDMLPRWKDFQDLFQNFKHFVLNKGDRPKFARFRYADKAEYWAVVWGTIIMGLTGLMIWFKVGVFGFLPRWAIDIAIAIHFYEAILATLAIIVWHFYHVIFDPDVYPINWTFYDGRMSEELFKEEHEQAFEDMKAEEARIAELEADEDGDTAVGGEEQKD; the protein is encoded by the coding sequence ATGAAGACAGGCGTCAAAGTCGGAGTCATTTTCGCTTTTGTCCTATTTTGCGCATCAGCTTACCTGCTGACGAACCGTGGCATCACCGCCGAAGGGCAACCCGCACCCGCACCGGTCAATGTCCCGCCAGCAGTGACCGCCGCGGAACCTGCTGAGCCAAAGCTCGACTGCGCGGGTTGTCACGGGCCGGGCCGGAGCCTGCCGTATCTTGCCGGCGAAAAATTCCATAAAGAAGCTCACGTGGCGATGGACTCGAGCATCCACGCAAAGGTCGCTGCAAGAGGCAAATCAGCAGCTAACTGTATGGACTGTCACTCAGTCAACGGTGATATGGCCACCATACTTGCGGCCGATGATGCAAAATCAACGATCAATCGCGCAAATATCGCACAGACGTGTGGAAAGTGTCACAACGACCCCGCTCTGATGGCGCAGAAAGGGATCACCAACCGACCGTTTTTGGCATATCAGGAGAGTGTTCACGGAAAGGCACTCTCACACGGCAATATGAAGGCGGCGGTCTGCTCCGATTGTCATAACAGCCACGCCGTACTCCCCGCAACAGATCCCAATTCACCAGTCTCAAAATTTAATGTCGCGGCAACGTGCGGCAAGTGCCACGGCGAAATCGCGGGCCAGTTTGCCGAGAGCGTGCACGGAATGTCGCTCGCGAGAGGCAATTACCAATCGCCTAACTGCACGGATTGTCACGGGATACACGGCATCAAGGCCCAAAAGGAATCGCGTCAGGCACTTGGGTTGACGAGTTGCTCGCAGTGTCACGATGGCGTTCGGCTTTCACAGGACTTCGGAATTCCCTCGGAACGTGTCTCAAGCTTTCAGGACAGCTATCACGGTCGTGCTCTCAAACTCGGTTCGGACGTCGTCGCCGACTGTGCGAGTTGCCACGGTGTACACAACATTCTGCCTTCGAGCAACCCTAAATCACTGATAAATAAGGCAAATCTCGTAACTACCTGTGGACAATGTCATATCGGTGCCGGTGATAATTTTACGGTCGGCAAGGTCCATCTTGAAACCGGTGCATCGCAGGACATCGGAAGCCAGGGAAAGAGTTGGGTGCGAACCATTTACTTGCTACTGATATTTGGCGTGGTCGGCGGAATGTTGGCCCATAACGGGATCATCTGGTATCGAAAGGCCTCCGCGAAGCGTAAAAACGAAATTAGGCCGATCGTCAGAATGTCGTTAAACCAACGGATACAGCACTGGCTGTTACTGACCAGTTTTATGGTTTTAGTTGTGACCGGTTTCGCACTCGAGTACCCCGAAAACTGGATCACGTGGATCACCGGCAATAGTGAGTCAATACGCCGATTGATCCACCGCATCGCCGCCGTCGTGATGATGGTCACCGGTATTTACCACATCATTTATTTGTTCGCTCTCAAGGAGGGACGCCTGTGGGCTTTCGATATGCTGCCGCGTTGGAAAGACTTTCAGGATCTTTTCCAGAACTTCAAGCATTTTGTGTTGAACAAGGGAGATCGGCCTAAATTCGCTCGTTTCCGCTATGCCGACAAGGCAGAGTATTGGGCGGTAGTATGGGGCACGATCATTATGGGGCTGACCGGATTGATGATCTGGTTCAAGGTGGGTGTTTTCGGCTTCTTACCTCGCTGGGCTATAGACATCGCGATCGCCATCCACTTTTACGAAGCCATCCTCGCAACATTGGCTATTATCGTCTGGCACTTCTACCACGTTATTTTTGACCCGGACGTTTATCCGATCAACTGGACATTTTACGATGGACGAATGTCGGAGGAACTGTTTAAGGAGGAACACGAGCAAGCGTTTGAGGATATGAAGGCCGAGGAAGCCCGCATCGCCGAATTAGAGGCAGACGAGGACGGTGATACTGCCGTCGGTGGCGAAGAACAGAAGGATTGA
- a CDS encoding NapC/NirT family cytochrome c gives MKEKDRDQDELPNEVVTKTRPPSLLRNYVSFVGVAIVTAAVTSDVLLFLIEITSPTENAYIGILTYILIPAVMMFGLFVAAVGMFFERRRRRTKAPDEVLAYPMLDLNNPQTRRSFMVFLVLTLLFASASAFGSYKAFEYSESVTFCGETCHSVMKPEFLAYKAGAHARVRCVDCHVGSGADWYVRSKLSGAYQLYSVSFNKYSRPIGTPVHNLRPAPETCEQCHWPEKFFGGMLKVFDRYGSDEMNTLHQRRLLLNVGGSSPATGKVTGIHWHVNPENEVNYVSIDERRQEIPWVSAKDKDGTITEYFDRSKPATADQLAKGKRRKMDCVDCHNRPAHNYLPPDVAVDRSFSAGKLDQALPFLKRQAVALLSGAYETNDQALGSIDAGLKDFYRVSYPDISAQKQDSISAAVIELQRIYQNYFFPEMKTNWQTHPNNAGHLNSPGCFRCHDGQHFSNAGKVIANDCNICHTTLFDSDASPSANMKTGPFIHPVDLGALADRRCDSCHQPDKQFKHPINLGDISQFQCAACHPRK, from the coding sequence ATGAAAGAGAAAGATAGAGATCAGGATGAATTGCCAAACGAGGTTGTGACCAAGACGCGTCCGCCGAGTTTGTTGCGAAATTACGTTAGTTTTGTAGGCGTTGCTATTGTGACCGCGGCCGTCACTAGCGACGTTTTGCTGTTTCTGATCGAGATCACTTCACCGACCGAGAATGCCTATATCGGCATTCTGACTTATATATTGATCCCGGCGGTAATGATGTTCGGTCTTTTTGTGGCAGCAGTCGGGATGTTTTTTGAACGTCGGCGAAGGCGAACTAAAGCGCCGGATGAGGTTTTGGCCTATCCGATGCTGGATCTCAACAATCCGCAGACCCGACGATCTTTTATGGTCTTTTTGGTACTAACTCTGTTATTTGCTTCCGCAAGCGCTTTTGGTAGTTACAAGGCATTTGAATATTCCGAATCTGTGACATTCTGCGGCGAAACTTGCCACTCTGTGATGAAGCCGGAATTCTTGGCATATAAGGCCGGAGCACACGCACGCGTGCGGTGTGTCGATTGTCACGTTGGATCCGGAGCCGATTGGTACGTTCGATCGAAGCTTTCGGGTGCATATCAGCTCTATTCAGTGTCTTTCAACAAATACTCAAGGCCGATCGGGACGCCGGTCCATAATCTCCGCCCGGCCCCGGAAACGTGTGAACAATGTCACTGGCCCGAAAAATTCTTCGGCGGAATGCTGAAGGTCTTCGATCGCTACGGTAGCGACGAGATGAACACGCTTCACCAACGTCGTTTGTTGTTGAATGTGGGCGGCAGTAGTCCAGCGACAGGCAAGGTGACCGGTATCCACTGGCACGTGAATCCTGAAAATGAAGTCAACTATGTTTCGATCGACGAACGCCGGCAGGAAATACCGTGGGTCAGTGCGAAGGACAAGGACGGGACGATCACCGAATATTTTGACCGGAGCAAACCGGCAACTGCCGACCAACTTGCAAAAGGTAAAAGGCGTAAGATGGACTGTGTAGATTGTCATAACCGACCGGCGCATAACTATTTGCCGCCCGATGTTGCGGTCGACCGCTCTTTCTCCGCCGGCAAATTGGATCAGGCACTTCCGTTCTTGAAACGCCAGGCAGTCGCACTCCTGAGCGGTGCATATGAGACCAATGACCAGGCTCTAGGCTCGATCGACGCTGGCTTAAAGGATTTTTATCGTGTAAGTTATCCGGATATCTCCGCACAGAAGCAAGATTCGATCTCGGCCGCGGTCATTGAACTGCAGCGGATCTATCAGAACTATTTCTTCCCGGAAATGAAGACGAATTGGCAGACACATCCGAACAACGCCGGACATCTCAATTCGCCGGGCTGTTTCCGATGTCACGATGGTCAGCATTTCAGTAATGCCGGAAAGGTGATCGCCAATGATTGCAATATCTGTCACACGACGTTGTTCGATTCTGACGCATCGCCGTCGGCCAATATGAAGACTGGGCCGTTTATACATCCGGTGGACCTCGGGGCTCTCGCCGACAGAAGATGTGACTCGTGTCATCAACCGGACAAGCAGTTCAAGCATCCGATCAATCTAGGTGACATCTCGCAGTTCCAATGCGCGGCCTGTCATCCTCGTAAGTAG
- a CDS encoding cytochrome c, which yields MNRIKFVAIVLFVLPLMLLSTFKAVPTHAALLMPDDPAVTYKAKCAMCHSPKAEKKFDATKEDAVLVDSIMKGVKPATPPNMPAYEGKITPEDAQALVTYMKSLKTAAN from the coding sequence TGTGTTGCCGCTAATGCTGTTGTCGACCTTCAAGGCGGTTCCGACACACGCGGCATTGTTAATGCCGGACGACCCGGCCGTTACCTACAAGGCAAAATGTGCGATGTGCCATTCACCGAAGGCAGAAAAGAAATTTGACGCCACAAAGGAGGATGCGGTGCTTGTCGACTCGATCATGAAGGGTGTTAAGCCCGCGACACCGCCGAATATGCCGGCATACGAGGGCAAGATCACCCCGGAAGATGCCCAGGCACTCGTTACCTATATGAAGTCCCTGAAGACCGCTGCTAATTGA